The Nocardia higoensis genome has a segment encoding these proteins:
- a CDS encoding PE domain-containing protein, giving the protein MVSGGVDFAGVQFDPVAARAAASRLDGLADRLEHRLRDDEPALVVEPAGLDAVSQRAAQTMNEVAAKYADNAAAGVLELRRLAAVLRGQVEGFGRVEGDNAAGFGGAGLG; this is encoded by the coding sequence ATGGTGAGCGGTGGAGTGGATTTCGCGGGAGTGCAGTTCGACCCGGTGGCCGCCCGTGCGGCGGCGAGCAGGCTCGACGGCCTGGCCGATCGCCTCGAACACCGGCTGCGGGACGACGAGCCCGCCCTGGTCGTCGAGCCCGCTGGTCTGGATGCGGTGTCGCAGCGTGCCGCGCAGACGATGAACGAGGTCGCGGCGAAGTACGCGGACAACGCCGCCGCCGGTGTTCTCGAACTACGCAGGCTGGCCGCGGTGCTGCGCGGCCAGGTCGAGGGGTTCGGCCGCGTCGAAGGCGACAACGCGGCGGGCTTCGGCGGCGCCGGTCTCGGCTGA
- a CDS encoding PPE family protein, whose amino-acid sequence MIEPPQPGFTGVVWEAVEPERMARELTTGPGVVPLAEAGAAWGRLAESFGTAVVEYEQIVASLRGAWQSTTSRDVLDRVSRLRDWLMEAASAAADHAVKAQTQAAAYEVARLAMPDGGELAALAEAKRLLEAMTAGLGAPIQAVAARTDADSDVAKAAASRVMRAYEAATEPLAMPWEQREPPALVSAAALEAEQSGQAAATAVAGATAPGTVGMIRPAGFGLGAIPRAKTAYQTPVPVQAPVAEAVTQATPATQPVPAGGGSSVPLLPGAVGAAGSAQEQEYEAQTGAAPVGDALGADLGIVAAPAVLGAPESMATPSDRGAAAGGGA is encoded by the coding sequence ATGATCGAACCACCGCAGCCCGGATTCACCGGCGTCGTCTGGGAGGCTGTCGAGCCGGAGCGGATGGCGCGCGAACTCACCACCGGACCCGGCGTGGTTCCGCTGGCAGAGGCAGGCGCCGCGTGGGGCAGGCTTGCCGAGAGCTTCGGCACCGCGGTGGTCGAGTACGAGCAGATCGTGGCGAGCCTGCGCGGGGCGTGGCAATCCACCACCAGCCGGGATGTTCTGGACCGGGTGAGCAGGCTGCGGGACTGGTTGATGGAGGCCGCGAGCGCGGCCGCCGATCATGCCGTCAAAGCGCAGACGCAGGCGGCGGCGTACGAGGTCGCGCGGCTGGCGATGCCCGACGGCGGCGAGCTGGCCGCGCTGGCGGAGGCCAAGCGGCTGCTCGAAGCGATGACCGCAGGGCTCGGCGCGCCGATTCAGGCGGTGGCGGCGCGTACGGACGCCGACTCCGATGTCGCCAAGGCGGCGGCCTCCCGGGTGATGCGCGCCTACGAGGCGGCGACCGAACCGCTCGCGATGCCCTGGGAACAGCGAGAACCGCCCGCGCTCGTCTCGGCGGCCGCGCTCGAGGCCGAACAATCCGGGCAGGCGGCGGCCACCGCCGTCGCCGGTGCGACAGCGCCCGGCACCGTGGGGATGATTCGCCCCGCCGGGTTCGGACTCGGCGCGATCCCGCGGGCGAAGACCGCGTACCAGACGCCGGTTCCTGTCCAAGCGCCGGTGGCCGAGGCGGTCACACAGGCCACCCCCGCCACCCAGCCGGTGCCCGCCGGCGGCGGTTCCTCGGTGCCGCTGCTGCCGGGTGCGGTGGGCGCCGCCGGGAGCGCGCAGGAGCAGGAGTACGAGGCGCAGACGGGGGCGGCACCCGTCGGCGACGCGCTCGGGGCCGACCTCGGCATCGTCGCCGCGCCCGCGGTCCTCGGAGCTCCTGAATCCATGGCAACACCGTCCGATCGAGGCGCGGCGGCAGGCGGTGGCGCATGA
- a CDS encoding ESX secretion-associated protein EspG: protein MTMLTNDGVLALAERLGIQTMPLVLAIAPQQPTYQEWTDAQREVLTELTGSGLIDGYGEVAPELAQAMHTLAQPDRELVARIHRAGSEPIRLCLARRADQHALAERIGDRIEIGTAWSDESGSALTTRLLRTLGPGEPADVAAFSALADDLADRLSTARTSADFADAVYALGVAERDATRYGLAFESCRAYAEIVAYAHVDGVTTRTPCAAVVYETGRGRIVVAPGAAPDLRVWSTVTPGTDHRVAQAISGLIEILPGGRWLPQ from the coding sequence ATGACGATGCTGACGAACGACGGCGTCCTCGCGCTGGCCGAGCGGCTCGGCATCCAGACCATGCCGCTGGTCCTGGCGATCGCGCCGCAGCAGCCGACCTACCAGGAGTGGACCGATGCGCAGCGTGAAGTCCTCACCGAGCTGACCGGCTCCGGCCTGATCGACGGGTACGGGGAGGTCGCACCGGAACTGGCGCAGGCCATGCATACCCTCGCCCAGCCGGATCGTGAGCTGGTCGCCAGAATCCATCGTGCGGGCAGCGAACCGATCCGGCTCTGCTTGGCCCGCCGTGCGGACCAGCACGCACTCGCCGAGCGGATCGGCGACCGCATCGAGATCGGCACGGCCTGGTCCGACGAATCGGGCTCGGCGCTGACCACGCGGCTGCTGCGCACGCTCGGTCCCGGTGAGCCCGCCGATGTGGCCGCGTTCAGCGCGCTCGCCGACGACCTCGCGGACCGGTTGTCCACGGCCAGGACATCGGCCGACTTCGCCGACGCCGTCTACGCCCTGGGCGTCGCCGAACGCGACGCCACTCGCTACGGGCTCGCCTTCGAGTCCTGTCGTGCCTACGCCGAGATCGTCGCCTACGCGCACGTCGACGGCGTGACCACGCGCACGCCCTGCGCGGCCGTGGTGTACGAGACCGGTCGCGGCCGCATCGTGGTCGCGCCCGGCGCTGCCCCGGACCTCCGGGTCTGGTCCACCGTCACACCGGGCACCGATCATCGTGTCGCACAGGCGATCTCCGGATTGATCGAGATCTTGCCCGGGGGGAGGTGGCTACCGCAGTAA
- a CDS encoding WXG100 family type VII secretion target, which produces MEANNDLAKQAQQEMVDAVDGVQRALAAIDSAVDAAKAGWKGEAAGGFQTAAAEWNKKNDDLNRVLTAIEQQVGVGTAQFTAMDTSNNDDFGGLRLA; this is translated from the coding sequence TTGGAAGCCAACAACGACCTCGCCAAGCAGGCGCAGCAGGAGATGGTCGATGCGGTCGACGGGGTTCAGCGGGCCCTCGCCGCGATCGACTCGGCAGTCGATGCCGCGAAGGCAGGGTGGAAGGGTGAAGCTGCAGGCGGGTTCCAGACCGCCGCGGCCGAGTGGAACAAGAAGAACGACGACCTCAACCGCGTCTTGACCGCCATCGAGCAGCAGGTCGGTGTCGGTACCGCGCAATTCACGGCGATGGACACCAGCAACAACGACGACTTCGGCGGCCTTCGCCTCGCCTGA
- a CDS encoding WXG100 family type VII secretion target, with the protein MSDGMLYDEAAITALYNDLHDNYNKLTQEAENMSQAAKKMNEAWQGSGLEGFNREVGKWEPEYQDALALLNKIAAAVDSAMQNAFHTDKTIGDGFGA; encoded by the coding sequence ATGTCGGACGGCATGCTTTACGACGAAGCGGCGATCACCGCCCTGTACAACGACTTGCACGACAACTACAACAAACTGACGCAAGAGGCCGAGAACATGAGCCAGGCCGCCAAGAAGATGAACGAGGCATGGCAGGGCTCCGGTCTCGAAGGCTTCAACAGAGAAGTCGGCAAGTGGGAGCCCGAGTACCAGGATGCGCTCGCGCTTCTGAACAAGATCGCCGCGGCGGTCGACAGCGCGATGCAGAACGCGTTCCACACCGACAAGACGATCGGCGACGGCTTCGGCGCGTGA